Proteins encoded together in one Candidatus Omnitrophota bacterium window:
- a CDS encoding type II toxin-antitoxin system PrlF family antitoxin, with translation MPQSTVTEKGQTTVPVQVRKAMNLTPHQKIQWEIQPDGSVLVRPQSSALDLYGSLKPKKIFPGIREEKESVRRAVAHQAAKEGID, from the coding sequence ATGCCGCAATCGACCGTAACCGAAAAAGGCCAAACCACCGTTCCCGTCCAAGTGCGCAAAGCCATGAACCTGACGCCGCATCAAAAAATTCAATGGGAAATCCAGCCGGATGGGTCGGTTTTAGTCCGCCCCCAATCCAGCGCTCTCGATCTGTATGGCAGCCTCAAGCCGAAGAAAATCTTTCCCGGAATACGAGAAGAAAAAGAGTCCGTGCGCCGGGCGGTCGCCCATCAAGCAGCCAAAGAAGGGATCGATTGA
- a CDS encoding PIN domain-containing protein has protein sequence MAERMLADTNVLIRFLTGEPPALAQRARALVASADAGDVDLVVLPLIVAETVYTLESYYKMNAPIIVAKLTAFLQSRGVVAEDENLVLEALKRHGSKNIHFADAYLAACAVERSMPVVSFDRDFSKFDDIRWIEPKGR, from the coding sequence ATGGCGGAAAGGATGTTGGCCGATACGAATGTCTTGATCCGCTTTTTAACCGGAGAGCCTCCCGCACTGGCTCAAAGGGCGCGCGCGTTGGTTGCGTCCGCCGATGCGGGGGATGTGGATTTGGTTGTTCTCCCGCTGATTGTCGCCGAAACGGTCTATACCTTGGAATCGTACTACAAAATGAACGCGCCGATCATCGTCGCTAAATTGACGGCTTTTCTTCAAAGCCGGGGAGTCGTTGCCGAAGATGAAAACCTAGTTTTAGAGGCTCTCAAACGCCATGGGTCGAAGAACATTCATTTTGCCGACGCTTACCTGGCAGCCTGCGCCGTTGAAAGGAGTATGCCGGTAGTTTCGTTTGACCGGGATTTTTCCAAGTTTGACGATATCCGCTGGATCGAACCCAAAGGACGCTAA
- a CDS encoding NAD(P)/FAD-dependent oxidoreductase: MKKDVVVIGGGAAGMFCAIQAARRGRSVLLIEHNDRIGRKIEISGGGRCNCTNLYANADAYISSNPRFCLSALARFSPQDFLALMDKRRLAWHEEKDGRIFCDDGSRRVAQMLREECESAGVEMRLNCRVAAAEKNLCFSLQTNQGTLESESLVIATGGLSFPKLGATDFAFETAQRFGLKVTELRPGLVPLRIAETERRIWSELRGTSFTACVDCGGKEFTDSVLFTHTGLSGPAILQISSYWREGDDLALDLLPGMELADSVEPGSTLQLCTLLSRYLPKRVAQKWCEIHGENRPVNQYSPKQIQAISHSLHHWRILIEGTEGYEKAEVTVGGVDTRELSPKTMEAAKVPGLFFIGEAVDATGHLGGYNFQWAWASGFAAGQFV; the protein is encoded by the coding sequence ATGAAAAAGGATGTCGTTGTCATTGGCGGCGGGGCGGCGGGGATGTTTTGCGCGATTCAGGCGGCGCGCCGGGGACGCTCCGTTCTATTGATCGAACATAACGATCGCATAGGCCGGAAAATCGAAATTTCCGGCGGGGGACGCTGCAACTGCACGAACCTATACGCCAATGCGGACGCCTATATATCTTCCAATCCCCGATTTTGCCTATCGGCCTTGGCGCGATTTTCGCCGCAAGATTTTTTGGCGTTGATGGACAAGCGCCGTCTCGCGTGGCATGAAGAAAAAGACGGACGCATCTTTTGCGATGACGGCTCCCGCCGCGTGGCGCAGATGCTGCGGGAGGAATGCGAGAGCGCGGGAGTGGAGATGCGCCTGAATTGCCGCGTTGCCGCAGCAGAGAAAAATCTTTGTTTCTCCCTACAAACAAACCAGGGAACGTTAGAATCCGAATCGCTGGTTATTGCAACTGGCGGACTGTCTTTTCCTAAATTGGGCGCGACGGATTTCGCCTTCGAAACAGCGCAACGCTTCGGTTTGAAGGTAACAGAATTGCGTCCGGGGCTGGTTCCCTTGCGCATTGCGGAAACGGAACGGCGGATTTGGAGCGAATTGCGAGGAACCTCATTTACGGCTTGCGTTGACTGCGGAGGAAAGGAATTTACGGACAGCGTCTTATTCACGCATACGGGATTGAGCGGTCCGGCGATTTTGCAAATTTCCTCCTATTGGCGCGAAGGCGACGATCTCGCTCTCGATCTATTGCCGGGGATGGAATTGGCCGATAGCGTCGAACCCGGTTCCACCCTGCAGCTCTGCACTTTGCTTAGCCGATATCTCCCCAAAAGAGTGGCGCAAAAATGGTGCGAGATTCATGGAGAGAATCGTCCCGTCAATCAATATTCCCCAAAACAAATTCAAGCCATATCGCACTCGCTGCATCATTGGCGGATTCTAATAGAGGGAACGGAAGGATACGAAAAAGCGGAAGTGACGGTTGGGGGCGTCGATACGCGGGAACTCTCGCCGAAGACAATGGAAGCGGCGAAAGTTCCCGGTTTGTTTTTCATCGGCGAGGCGGTCGACGCGACAGGCCATTTAGGCGGATACAATTTTCAATGGGCCTGGGCATCGGGTTTCGCCGCCGGGCAATTTGTTTAA
- a CDS encoding ATP-binding protein, producing the protein MPKRRLQWKLYPSYLLVTVFSLIAVAGYSTISMRAMYLSFLQSELESYARLVKNQIERKNLPLDASWVDPICKEEGALIPPRLTVISSTGEVVGESEENPHDMENHLHRPEIQDALRMGFGKTVRYSNTVEKEMMYIAVSLQKDGETIGVARAALSTSAIAKTTKDIFRQIFIGGIAAIIIGAIVSFAISRHISLPLVKLQEGAARFAKGDLSAKLEIAHSEEIDELAEAMNRMAAQLNDRIRAIVRQRNQQEAILSSMVEGVLAVDGRQRLIGMNQSAAEWLGAASAAMEGQPLDEIVRNKELRIFAAKVLSSPQPIEGEIILDEEEVRFIQLHGSPLCDANGDQIGAVIVLDDVTRLRRLETIRRDFAANVSHELKTPITSIKGFVETLIDGAIDNREDAMRFLGIIARQSDRLQAIIEDLLSLARIEQDEQKENIPLEFLSLLPVIQSSIEFCKMKASEKNIAFNMVCSPEIQAKINPPLLEQALVNLIDNAIKYSEEGGRIKIEALSAKEEILLNVQDWGSGIPQEHLRRIFERFYRVDKARSRKLGGTGLGLAIVKHIALAHRGSVSVESSPGKGSVFTICLPSPNKPHGTKNG; encoded by the coding sequence GTGCCGAAAAGACGATTGCAGTGGAAGCTTTATCCTTCCTACCTTCTGGTTACGGTCTTCTCTCTTATCGCTGTAGCCGGATATTCTACGATTTCTATGCGCGCCATGTATTTGTCCTTTTTGCAATCGGAATTGGAATCCTACGCCCGTCTCGTAAAAAATCAAATCGAACGCAAAAATCTCCCTTTGGACGCGAGTTGGGTAGACCCCATTTGCAAAGAGGAAGGAGCTTTGATTCCTCCGCGCCTTACCGTAATCAGTTCGACAGGCGAGGTCGTCGGCGAGTCGGAAGAAAATCCTCATGATATGGAAAATCATCTCCACCGTCCGGAAATCCAAGACGCTCTGCGTATGGGCTTCGGCAAAACCGTCCGTTACAGCAACACGGTGGAAAAGGAGATGATGTATATCGCCGTCTCCCTGCAAAAAGACGGCGAGACGATAGGAGTGGCTCGCGCCGCGCTTTCCACGTCCGCCATCGCCAAAACGACGAAGGATATTTTTCGGCAGATTTTTATCGGCGGAATAGCCGCTATTATCATTGGCGCGATCGTCAGTTTCGCCATTTCCCGCCATATCAGCCTTCCGCTCGTCAAACTGCAGGAAGGCGCTGCGCGTTTCGCCAAGGGCGATCTGAGCGCGAAATTGGAAATCGCCCATTCGGAAGAAATCGACGAATTGGCGGAAGCGATGAACCGTATGGCCGCTCAATTGAACGATCGCATCCGCGCCATCGTCCGGCAGCGCAACCAACAGGAGGCGATTCTCTCCAGCATGGTGGAGGGCGTGCTCGCCGTTGACGGCCGCCAGCGGCTGATCGGCATGAATCAATCCGCCGCCGAGTGGCTCGGCGCAGCCTCCGCCGCCATGGAAGGCCAGCCGCTGGACGAAATCGTCCGCAATAAGGAACTCCGGATCTTCGCCGCTAAAGTTCTCTCTTCTCCTCAACCCATCGAAGGCGAAATTATTTTGGATGAGGAAGAAGTCCGCTTTATCCAGTTGCACGGTTCTCCGCTCTGCGATGCGAACGGCGATCAGATCGGCGCCGTCATCGTTTTGGACGACGTTACTCGCCTGAGGCGATTGGAAACCATACGGCGCGACTTCGCCGCCAATGTATCCCACGAGTTGAAAACGCCTATCACCTCCATCAAGGGCTTCGTCGAAACCCTCATCGACGGCGCCATCGACAACCGTGAAGACGCCATGCGTTTCCTGGGCATCATCGCCCGCCAATCCGACCGCCTGCAAGCTATCATCGAAGACCTTCTCAGTCTCGCCCGCATCGAACAGGACGAACAGAAGGAAAACATCCCGCTGGAGTTTTTGTCCCTGCTCCCCGTGATTCAATCGTCCATCGAATTCTGCAAGATGAAGGCTTCGGAAAAGAATATCGCTTTCAATATGGTTTGCTCGCCCGAAATCCAGGCGAAAATCAATCCGCCCCTCTTGGAGCAAGCGCTGGTCAACCTCATCGACAACGCCATCAAATACAGCGAGGAAGGCGGACGCATCAAAATCGAAGCCTTATCCGCCAAAGAGGAAATCCTTCTGAACGTGCAAGACTGGGGATCGGGCATTCCCCAAGAACATCTGCGCCGCATCTTCGAGCGCTTCTACCGCGTCGATAAAGCCCGCAGCCGCAAATTGGGCGGTACCGGCCTAGGCCTGGCCATCGTCAAACACATAGCGCTGGCGCATCGCGGAAGCGTCTCTGTCGAAAGCTCCCCCGGCAAGGGCAGCGTCTTTACTATTTGCCTGCCGTCCCCCAATAAGCCCCATGGAACGAAAAACGGTTAG
- a CDS encoding response regulator, translating to MARENILVVDDEEDILSLVEYNLVKEDFNVNCVMTGEEALSRTRSAAPDLLVLDLMLPGVDGLEVCRILKNDPQTKEIPIVMLTARGEESDVVRGLELGADDYITKPFSPNILLARIRAVLRRKSVTPADENSILKIHGIEIHPGRHEVLIHGATADLTLTEFRILHYLVRRPGWVFTRTQIIDAVHGDDYPVTERSVDVQIVGLRKKLGDCGKYIETVRGVGYRFQDS from the coding sequence ATGGCAAGGGAAAACATACTGGTCGTCGATGACGAAGAAGATATTCTCAGTTTAGTGGAATACAACCTCGTCAAAGAAGATTTCAACGTCAACTGCGTGATGACTGGCGAGGAAGCATTAAGCCGGACGCGGTCGGCGGCGCCCGATTTGCTCGTACTCGATCTGATGCTGCCTGGCGTAGACGGCCTCGAAGTCTGCCGGATTTTAAAAAACGATCCCCAGACGAAAGAGATTCCTATCGTAATGCTAACGGCGAGAGGCGAGGAATCCGACGTCGTAAGAGGATTGGAACTCGGCGCCGACGATTATATTACCAAACCGTTTAGCCCAAATATTCTCCTGGCTCGCATCCGCGCCGTTCTGCGCCGGAAATCCGTCACCCCCGCCGACGAAAATTCCATCTTGAAAATTCATGGCATCGAAATTCATCCCGGCCGCCACGAAGTTCTCATCCATGGCGCTACCGCCGACTTAACCTTAACGGAGTTCCGAATCCTTCACTATCTGGTTCGCCGCCCAGGATGGGTTTTTACCCGCACTCAAATCATCGACGCCGTACACGGAGACGACTATCCCGTGACGGAACGCTCCGTAGACGTCCAGATCGTCGGCTTGCGCAAGAAACTGGGAGATTGCGGCAAATATATCGAAACCGTACGCGGCGTCGGTTATCGCTTCCAGGATTCGTAA
- a CDS encoding prepilin-type N-terminal cleavage/methylation domain-containing protein, with the protein MRNQGFTLIELLIVVAIIGILAAIAVPNFLNAQMRAKIARVEGDLRAMKTAIEMYRADESGYPPSCTLEIMGDVQFRAGEIFKPVAYANVPAVDPFNSQEGSRTSTFASKEYFYINRDKSCGWPITLLDWTIKNSSGAPLHAEYLLSSQGPDNLSEVQDMRASPIFDATNGLISQGDIIIFGP; encoded by the coding sequence ATGAGGAATCAGGGATTTACTCTCATCGAATTGTTAATCGTCGTCGCCATTATCGGGATATTGGCGGCGATCGCAGTTCCCAATTTTCTCAATGCGCAGATGCGGGCCAAAATCGCCCGCGTGGAAGGCGATTTGCGGGCGATGAAGACGGCCATCGAGATGTATCGGGCTGACGAGTCCGGCTATCCGCCCTCTTGTACGTTGGAGATTATGGGCGACGTGCAATTCCGCGCGGGAGAGATTTTCAAGCCGGTGGCTTACGCCAATGTTCCCGCCGTCGATCCGTTCAATTCCCAAGAGGGCAGCCGGACGAGTACGTTCGCATCCAAAGAATATTTCTATATCAATCGCGATAAATCCTGCGGCTGGCCCATCACTCTCTTGGATTGGACCATCAAAAATTCCTCCGGCGCGCCGCTTCATGCGGAATACTTGCTCTCCAGCCAAGGGCCGGATAATTTATCCGAAGTCCAGGACATGCGGGCATCCCCCATTTTCGATGCGACGAATGGGTTGATCAGCCAGGGAGATATTATCATCTTCGGTCCGTGA
- a CDS encoding Lrp/AsnC ligand binding domain-containing protein, producing MVTAFILISAERNRIAGAAQEILNLPGISEVYSVAGEWDLIAVVRVPENETLSKLVTEDMIAVPGIVKTTTIFAFRQYLNRTLDQGFHLGD from the coding sequence ATGGTGACTGCATTCATTTTGATATCCGCCGAGCGCAACCGCATTGCGGGCGCGGCGCAGGAGATTCTCAATCTGCCTGGAATCTCCGAAGTCTACAGCGTTGCCGGCGAATGGGACCTTATCGCCGTCGTCCGCGTCCCGGAAAACGAAACGTTGTCGAAATTGGTTACGGAAGATATGATCGCCGTGCCCGGCATCGTCAAGACGACGACGATTTTCGCTTTCCGCCAATACCTCAATCGGACGCTGGATCAAGGATTCCATCTAGGAGATTGA
- a CDS encoding carbonic anhydrase: MPNNKFATVITCMDGRIQLPVNEWIRKTFNVDYVDTITMPGPNKVMAKGYFGEMDSIRQKVRISVEAHGSKVLAIVGHYDCAGNPVTKEEIVKQIQANIIRIKDWGLPLDLVGLWVNDRWEIETVAESKRRTAG; the protein is encoded by the coding sequence ATGCCAAACAATAAATTCGCCACTGTCATTACTTGCATGGACGGCCGCATTCAACTTCCCGTGAACGAATGGATTCGAAAAACATTCAACGTCGATTACGTAGATACGATCACGATGCCGGGACCGAATAAAGTTATGGCTAAAGGATACTTTGGGGAGATGGATTCCATTCGGCAAAAAGTCAGGATATCCGTCGAAGCTCATGGTTCCAAAGTTCTTGCCATCGTAGGGCATTACGATTGCGCGGGAAATCCCGTTACCAAAGAAGAGATCGTTAAACAGATCCAAGCCAATATAATCCGCATAAAAGATTGGGGATTGCCGCTGGATTTGGTGGGATTATGGGTGAACGATCGATGGGAAATCGAGACCGTCGCCGAATCTAAGCGGCGGACGGCGGGATAA
- a CDS encoding FAD-dependent oxidoreductase translates to MKQISLVAFLFTLCMAAFGAERTVIESARQIPIAYDVDVVVVGGSSAGVAAAVEAAHSGAKVFLAAPRTYLGDDLCGTYRFWLEPDEKPESELAQKMFAEPPAGSGPMGKGLPFTYAVDIPSSGVHKDTDPPSRLSDGQWKSASNQSVQYDGNANIVVDLGEAKSFKRIHLLVFQRNEDFEVEKTAVSISGDQQHWKQIVIIKNDALGQAEAEEDAIDLAAEVDAKARYVKFSIKKGNGAKRILLGEIVIEADAPPKESTTHVRIPPTPQQIKLALDRALLDAKVPFLYSCFVTDVLRDEEGKPAGVVIVNRNGRQAVKAKVVIDAMPRANVARMAGADFAPYPAGLQTFQRVVIGGEMKSGAGMTARKLLSPIRAGAKNEEYNAFEYTLTLPMKDASFASFAAADQIVRDKTFDAAQMDAAEVLFQIPPDPMKGKKSLSGAWPGAMKADLDVFRPANQERIFVLGGCADISRDAAEKLLRPLSYLEMGTRIGRAAADEAMNIPGLQGVHLPGVKANTDIKGEVKEILSGLRPTDEGIPTIPAEERALPILGEYGVAIIGGGTGGAPAGIGAARQGAKTLVAEYLYGLGGIGTIGLIGRYYIGYRDGFTAEVDKGVAEMGADSDRRINGWNVELKMEWLRRELRKAGADVWFGVLGCGAFVENGCVKGVIVATPEGRGVILSKTSIDATGSSDIAIAAGADYMFTTAEHAALQGTGLPPRQLGANYTNTDYTFTDDADPVDIWRSFVTAREKFQGAYDLSQIIDTRERRRIVGDFIVSPLDIFNRRTYPDSVVLSRSNFDTHGYTVHPCFMLKPPDKETVLAYTPYRSLLPKGLDGIIVTGLGISAHRDAMPILRMQPCIQNQGYAMGIAASMAAKEGKGTRAIDIKALQKILIEKGNLPENVLTDVDSYPFPQEKIAQAVKDAANDYQGIGIILAQPDDALPLLRQAYESFGAAETKAAVEEKTPPALSRTLDAAEAKKAKLIYAHILGVMGDASGSAALVEAVKEKEWDKGWAFTGMGQFGGSLSPVDSLIVALGNTHDKRGLQPILDKAKQLEPSSDFSHFRAVAMALETLDDPAAAKVLADLLKKTNMTGNAIADISQAIRIDAATHGTDNTIRDRTLRELILARALYRCGDVDGLGEKILREYEKDLRGHFARHAHAVLKKNDE, encoded by the coding sequence ATGAAACAAATTTCATTGGTTGCGTTTCTATTTACTCTTTGCATGGCGGCATTCGGCGCCGAGAGAACCGTTATTGAAAGCGCCCGTCAAATTCCTATCGCTTACGATGTCGACGTCGTCGTCGTTGGCGGCTCTTCCGCGGGCGTCGCGGCGGCGGTGGAAGCGGCGCATAGCGGGGCCAAGGTTTTTCTCGCCGCGCCGAGAACGTATCTGGGCGACGATCTCTGCGGAACCTACCGCTTTTGGCTCGAACCGGACGAAAAGCCTGAATCGGAACTGGCGCAAAAAATGTTCGCCGAACCTCCTGCTGGCTCAGGGCCGATGGGAAAAGGATTGCCATTCACTTACGCGGTGGATATTCCTTCCTCTGGCGTGCATAAAGATACGGATCCCCCCTCGCGTTTGTCGGACGGCCAATGGAAAAGCGCCTCCAACCAAAGCGTTCAATATGATGGAAACGCGAATATCGTTGTCGATTTAGGCGAAGCGAAATCCTTCAAACGCATCCACCTTTTGGTCTTCCAACGAAACGAGGATTTTGAAGTGGAAAAAACCGCTGTTTCCATCAGCGGCGATCAACAACATTGGAAACAGATTGTCATCATTAAAAACGACGCACTCGGCCAGGCGGAAGCAGAAGAAGATGCCATCGATCTTGCCGCGGAAGTCGATGCCAAAGCCCGCTATGTTAAATTTTCCATAAAAAAAGGAAACGGCGCCAAGCGGATTTTATTAGGCGAAATCGTCATCGAAGCCGACGCGCCGCCAAAGGAATCCACGACGCATGTGCGCATCCCACCGACGCCCCAACAAATCAAACTGGCGTTAGATAGAGCCTTGCTGGATGCGAAAGTTCCCTTTTTATACAGCTGCTTCGTTACCGATGTCCTGCGCGATGAGGAAGGCAAACCGGCGGGCGTCGTTATTGTCAACCGCAATGGACGCCAGGCGGTGAAAGCCAAAGTCGTCATCGACGCCATGCCCCGCGCCAATGTTGCGAGAATGGCGGGCGCCGATTTCGCGCCTTACCCCGCCGGACTGCAAACGTTTCAACGCGTCGTCATTGGGGGAGAGATGAAATCCGGCGCGGGAATGACGGCGCGGAAGCTGCTTTCGCCAATTCGGGCTGGCGCCAAGAACGAAGAATACAACGCCTTCGAATATACTCTGACGCTGCCTATGAAAGACGCTTCTTTCGCCTCCTTCGCCGCAGCGGATCAAATCGTCCGCGATAAAACCTTCGACGCGGCGCAAATGGACGCTGCGGAAGTTCTTTTTCAAATTCCTCCCGATCCCATGAAAGGAAAAAAGAGTTTGTCGGGCGCATGGCCGGGCGCGATGAAAGCCGATCTGGACGTTTTTCGTCCAGCGAATCAGGAAAGAATTTTCGTCCTGGGCGGATGCGCCGATATCTCACGGGATGCGGCGGAAAAACTGCTGCGGCCTCTCTCCTATTTGGAAATGGGAACGCGCATCGGACGCGCGGCGGCGGACGAAGCGATGAATATTCCCGGATTGCAAGGCGTTCATTTGCCCGGCGTAAAAGCCAATACGGACATAAAGGGCGAAGTGAAAGAGATTCTCTCCGGCCTTCGCCCGACGGATGAAGGCATCCCCACAATTCCCGCCGAAGAACGCGCCCTGCCTATCCTCGGCGAATACGGCGTCGCCATCATCGGCGGCGGCACCGGCGGCGCTCCCGCCGGAATCGGAGCGGCGCGTCAGGGCGCGAAAACGTTAGTCGCCGAATATCTGTATGGGCTGGGCGGCATCGGAACTATCGGCCTCATCGGGCGTTACTATATCGGCTACCGCGACGGCTTCACGGCGGAAGTGGATAAAGGCGTCGCGGAGATGGGGGCGGACAGCGACCGCCGCATTAACGGCTGGAATGTCGAGTTGAAGATGGAATGGTTGCGGCGAGAACTGCGAAAGGCGGGGGCAGACGTCTGGTTCGGCGTATTGGGCTGCGGCGCGTTCGTGGAAAACGGCTGCGTCAAAGGAGTCATCGTCGCCACGCCGGAAGGCCGCGGCGTGATTCTCTCGAAAACCTCTATCGACGCCACCGGCAGTTCGGATATCGCTATCGCGGCGGGAGCGGATTATATGTTCACTACGGCGGAACACGCCGCCCTGCAAGGGACGGGACTGCCGCCGCGCCAACTAGGCGCCAATTATACCAACACGGATTACACCTTTACCGATGACGCCGATCCTGTGGACATCTGGCGCTCCTTCGTTACGGCGCGGGAAAAATTCCAAGGCGCCTACGACTTGAGCCAGATTATCGATACGCGGGAACGGCGGCGCATTGTTGGCGACTTCATCGTTTCGCCATTGGATATCTTCAACCGCCGCACTTATCCCGACAGCGTCGTCCTTTCGCGCAGCAATTTCGACACTCACGGCTATACGGTGCATCCCTGCTTCATGTTGAAGCCGCCCGATAAAGAAACCGTTCTCGCTTATACGCCCTATCGCAGCCTGTTGCCAAAAGGCTTGGATGGCATCATCGTTACCGGTCTCGGCATCAGCGCCCACCGCGACGCTATGCCGATTCTTCGAATGCAGCCTTGCATTCAGAACCAAGGCTACGCGATGGGCATCGCCGCTAGCATGGCCGCCAAAGAAGGTAAGGGAACGCGAGCCATCGATATCAAAGCGTTGCAAAAAATCCTTATAGAAAAAGGCAACCTGCCGGAAAACGTATTAACCGATGTCGATTCCTATCCTTTCCCCCAAGAAAAAATCGCTCAGGCCGTCAAAGACGCCGCCAACGATTACCAGGGGATTGGAATCATTCTCGCTCAACCGGACGACGCTCTGCCCTTGCTGCGACAAGCCTATGAATCCTTCGGCGCGGCGGAGACGAAAGCGGCTGTGGAAGAAAAAACGCCCCCGGCGCTGAGCCGAACCCTCGATGCCGCCGAAGCGAAAAAAGCCAAATTGATCTACGCGCATATTTTGGGAGTCATGGGCGATGCATCCGGCAGCGCCGCTTTAGTGGAAGCCGTCAAAGAAAAAGAGTGGGATAAAGGATGGGCGTTCACTGGAATGGGCCAATTCGGCGGCAGTCTCAGCCCCGTGGACAGCCTGATCGTCGCCTTGGGAAATACGCATGACAAGCGGGGCTTGCAACCCATTCTCGACAAGGCCAAACAGTTGGAACCGTCAAGCGATTTTTCCCATTTTCGAGCCGTAGCGATGGCGTTGGAAACGCTGGACGATCCCGCCGCCGCCAAGGTTTTGGCGGATTTGCTGAAAAAGACGAACATGACGGGCAACGCCATTGCGGATATCTCCCAGGCCATTCGCATCGACGCCGCCACGCATGGAACGGACAATACGATCCGCGACCGCACGCTGCGCGAATTGATTCTGGCGCGCGCCCTTTATCGCTGCGGCGATGTAGACGGCCTCGGCGAGAAAATTTTGCGAGAATACGAAAAAGACCTGCGCGGACATTTTGCCCGCCATGCTCATGCGGTTTTGAAAAAGAATGATGAATGA
- a CDS encoding Gfo/Idh/MocA family oxidoreductase, with amino-acid sequence MANPRHPDNNKIHRRTFIMGFSAASIHAAFAESSAAQKIRIGVVGGGFGCSFYWHEHPNCVVAAVSDLRPDRRDRLVQTYHCDQVYESLEKLILDKTIDAVAVFTGAPDHVRHCSAVMNSGKHALSAVPAAMSLEECQTLIDVKIKTGMTYMMAETSYYRQEAITARQWYKEGKFGKIFSIEAEYHHDMTHDGPGLIYYNGQRTWRYGFPPMHYPTHALAFAVSVTGERMTQVSCIGDRAAGNPVYQENAYNNNPFCNATALYKTNKGNAVRHAEFRHAAAGVCERAQWYGDKMSFFMPTPNGTPATIFRIGEKPETYNQPMHWKTDLLPEPLRHDSGHGGSHTFITHEFITALRENRRPAVDVYEAAAYTAPGIVAHQSALKDGELLTVPDFG; translated from the coding sequence ATGGCGAATCCACGGCATCCTGACAATAATAAAATTCATCGGCGAACGTTTATTATGGGGTTTTCCGCCGCCAGCATTCATGCGGCCTTTGCGGAATCGTCCGCCGCCCAAAAAATCCGCATCGGCGTCGTTGGCGGTGGATTCGGATGTTCATTCTATTGGCATGAACACCCCAACTGCGTTGTGGCCGCCGTCAGCGATCTGCGCCCGGACCGGCGCGACCGGTTGGTTCAAACCTATCATTGCGATCAGGTCTACGAGTCCCTCGAAAAACTTATTCTCGACAAAACCATCGACGCCGTCGCCGTCTTTACCGGCGCTCCCGATCATGTGCGCCATTGCTCCGCCGTCATGAACAGCGGCAAGCATGCCCTTTCCGCCGTTCCCGCCGCCATGAGCCTGGAAGAATGTCAAACGCTGATCGACGTAAAAATAAAAACCGGCATGACCTATATGATGGCGGAAACGAGCTATTACCGCCAGGAAGCCATCACCGCCCGCCAATGGTACAAGGAAGGAAAATTCGGCAAAATCTTTTCCATCGAAGCGGAATACCACCACGACATGACCCACGACGGCCCCGGCCTCATCTATTACAATGGACAACGCACTTGGCGCTACGGCTTTCCGCCCATGCACTATCCTACTCACGCCTTGGCTTTCGCCGTGAGCGTTACCGGCGAACGCATGACCCAAGTCTCCTGCATCGGCGACCGGGCGGCCGGCAATCCCGTCTATCAAGAGAATGCCTATAACAACAATCCTTTCTGCAACGCAACGGCGCTCTACAAAACCAATAAGGGCAACGCCGTCCGCCACGCCGAATTCCGCCATGCGGCGGCGGGCGTCTGCGAGCGGGCGCAATGGTATGGCGACAAGATGAGTTTCTTCATGCCCACGCCGAACGGAACGCCCGCTACGATTTTCCGCATCGGCGAAAAGCCGGAAACCTACAATCAGCCGATGCACTGGAAAACCGATCTTTTGCCGGAACCCTTGCGGCATGACAGCGGACACGGAGGATCGCACACGTTTATTACCCACGAGTTCATAACTGCCCTGCGGGAAAACCGCAGGCCCGCAGTCGATGTTTATGAAGCCGCGGCCTATACCGCGCCGGGAATTGTTGCCCATCAATCCGCGCTGAAAGACGGCGAACTCTTAACCGTCCCCGATTTTGGATGA